A genomic window from Corallococcus exiguus includes:
- a CDS encoding GNAT family N-acetyltransferase encodes MPSHPYVVRAVQSPEELEQVLALQRRNLTPALSPEEQHAQGFVTVQHDLATLERMHALVPSIIAVQGSDVVAYALVMPRECRALVPVLDPMFALLEGLEHRGRPLKDQRFYVMGQVCVDKAHRGMGLFDALYHQHREQLRSRFDCVVTEVSVRNTRSLRAHARVGFETVHTYRDAIDTWAVVLWDWGADTSR; translated from the coding sequence ATGCCGTCGCATCCGTATGTCGTGAGGGCCGTGCAGTCTCCAGAAGAGCTGGAGCAGGTGCTGGCCCTGCAGCGCCGCAACCTGACTCCCGCGCTGTCTCCGGAGGAGCAGCACGCCCAAGGCTTCGTCACCGTCCAGCATGACCTGGCCACGCTGGAGCGCATGCACGCGCTCGTGCCCAGCATCATCGCCGTGCAGGGCTCCGACGTGGTGGCGTACGCGCTGGTGATGCCCCGCGAGTGCCGCGCGCTGGTCCCCGTCCTGGACCCGATGTTCGCGCTCCTCGAAGGGCTCGAGCACCGGGGCCGGCCGCTGAAGGACCAGCGCTTCTACGTGATGGGGCAGGTGTGCGTGGACAAGGCCCACCGGGGGATGGGCCTCTTCGACGCGCTCTACCACCAGCACCGCGAGCAGCTTCGCTCGCGCTTCGACTGCGTCGTGACCGAGGTCTCGGTGCGCAACACCCGCTCCCTGCGCGCGCACGCGCGGGTCGGGTTCGAGACCGTTCACACCTACCGCGACGCCATCGACACCTGGGCCGTGGTGCTCTGGGACTGGGGCGCGGACACGTCCCGCTGA
- the hflX gene encoding GTPase HflX, producing MAKTLPERPRAVLVGVQLPGVTDEAHAADLAELKRLVHTLGFDAVATVSQRRQRLATGTVLGSGKLKELSELTGGSGVIPSGAQGKTSKAREKWEAEADAEPEDPDAPVAPGDADPNGSGAEPPDEDDDAFPDTDAESDADAEATAVEPGPRPTVVVVDHELSPGQLRNLERATGVQVLDRAGVIVDIFHRHAKSHEARMQVEIARLNYLAPRLRESSGGSERQQGRGSGDSAVELDRRKIRDRLAELREGLAAIQKDQDHRRYARRDQLRVALVGYTNAGKSSLMRALTGSTVLVADQLFATLDTTVRAMQPETRPRILVSDTVGFIQKLPHDLVASFRSTLDEALEASLLLYVVDASDPTWAAQLEVTRTVLREIGADVVPGKLLFNKVDRLDAAVQEALRAEHPEAIFLSAHRPDDVAMLRREVIAFFEASMVEADLVIPYARQARIGEVYEHTTVVSQAYDETGSRLRVRGLPGAIARLTRSFQE from the coding sequence ATGGCGAAAACCCTTCCCGAGCGCCCACGCGCCGTCCTCGTTGGTGTCCAGCTTCCCGGGGTGACGGACGAGGCGCATGCCGCGGACCTGGCGGAGCTGAAGCGGCTGGTGCACACGCTGGGCTTCGACGCGGTGGCGACCGTGTCTCAGCGCCGGCAGCGGCTGGCCACCGGCACGGTGCTCGGCTCCGGCAAGCTCAAGGAGCTGTCCGAGCTCACTGGCGGCTCGGGCGTCATCCCGTCCGGCGCGCAGGGCAAGACGTCGAAGGCGCGGGAGAAGTGGGAGGCCGAAGCCGACGCGGAGCCCGAGGACCCGGACGCCCCGGTGGCTCCCGGCGACGCGGACCCGAACGGATCCGGAGCCGAGCCGCCCGACGAGGACGACGACGCCTTCCCGGACACGGACGCGGAATCAGACGCGGACGCGGAGGCCACCGCCGTCGAACCGGGCCCCAGGCCCACCGTGGTGGTCGTGGACCACGAGCTGTCCCCCGGCCAGCTGCGCAACCTGGAGCGCGCCACGGGCGTGCAGGTGCTGGACCGCGCGGGCGTCATCGTGGACATCTTCCACCGGCACGCCAAGAGCCACGAGGCGCGCATGCAGGTGGAGATCGCCCGGCTCAACTACCTGGCCCCGCGCCTTCGTGAATCCTCCGGAGGCAGTGAGCGCCAGCAGGGCCGCGGCTCGGGTGACTCGGCGGTGGAGCTGGACCGCCGCAAGATTCGCGACCGGCTGGCGGAGCTGCGCGAGGGCCTGGCCGCCATCCAGAAGGACCAGGACCACCGCCGCTACGCGCGCCGGGACCAGCTGCGCGTGGCGCTGGTGGGCTACACGAACGCGGGCAAGTCGTCGTTGATGCGCGCGCTCACGGGCAGCACGGTGCTGGTGGCGGATCAGCTCTTCGCCACGCTCGACACGACGGTGCGCGCGATGCAGCCGGAGACCCGGCCGCGCATCCTCGTCTCCGACACGGTGGGCTTCATCCAGAAGCTGCCGCACGACCTGGTGGCGTCCTTCCGCTCCACGCTGGACGAGGCGCTGGAGGCGTCGCTGCTGCTCTACGTGGTGGACGCGTCCGACCCCACGTGGGCCGCGCAGCTGGAGGTCACCCGCACGGTGCTCCGGGAGATTGGCGCGGACGTGGTGCCGGGCAAGCTGCTCTTCAACAAGGTGGACCGGCTGGACGCGGCGGTCCAGGAAGCGCTCCGGGCCGAGCACCCCGAAGCCATCTTCCTGTCCGCGCACCGGCCGGACGACGTGGCCATGCTGCGCCGGGAGGTCATCGCCTTCTTCGAGGCCTCCATGGTGGAGGCGGACCTGGTGATTCCCTACGCACGGCAGGCCCGCATCGGCGAGGTGTACGAGCACACCACCGTGGTGTCCCAGGCCTACGACGAGACGGGCAGCCGGCTGCGCGTGAGGGGTTTGCCGGGCGCCATCGCCCGGCTCACCCGGTCGTTCCAGGAGTAG
- a CDS encoding CHAT domain-containing protein encodes MNVHCPHLPAFVDGELPLEHHEDFRAHLASCEACGVRLHDLLQADILGRLAHTKAPPTPEATGIPPAPWPLPPSEPAEVMAPPPHPRRQRPHWSHLGAFALALAAVSIWSTRVTREPPSPWSAPEPTRPLEARLTSVPLDGHRPYVPMRGGVPAAAPLPLRELARMEDRQDWRGIASAYLLAGDARQALNYLGNAAASPDVDSDRAVALALAHAGASEQTALDEALAVLEDVLRKQPDHPQALWNHALVLRNLDLPLLAADAFDAVAKLGEPGWSAEARTHAGLLREQTLARGRAWKQAFAATQDLMADSNAPLPLKEAANLPGIVRLAFYDAVRAAPSKDAALRLLPLADTLDRAYGGGTVLHATVTRVAARDFQKREPLARDYARSVRGRTPFPPAFLETLRRSGEDDLYVGALGYELTAGRPVDVAVFARAADGLGDPWFHLIAERERANQEVRDGQWWKAEARVREALRTCAAERLDYRCADLHAWLTDMYLGELHRPAEAHAHALRGWQLAKKQGEWQQERLFLQELAQVARFHHVAPTASAYFRESLARVPDDRTQLNYVHRNLATLAWMDFRVDEARQHLEQSMESGLPLGLNGAGVLADLARFGPMPGAADALSRALSGLRQGQARPGERALLDSIQGEFELERDPTAGRALLRSVLTQAEQWPGDVYARRAQARASAALISDAGRTGAFVEALALAGRQFQVTEVPERCVLAVSVQHERTLAVARGPSGAVHGDFTQTRTAPLGQDASGLVPPALQEALRGCEQVQVLAPPPVNGLPRLLPPDIAWSYRVGHATVGPLPPVDSGEHLVVSNVDTPAALGLPRLPPMSHPPGEDARRVMLEGARATPSRVLEAMATATEVEIHTHGVFSPELSDASLLMLAPEQDGRYALTANQVRAHGLSKAPLVFLAACGAARTAPFPHESFSLPVAFLDAGARAVLAATVDIPDTAGRFFNDVRERIHAGALPSVALRDERQAWLQASPGDRWVHDVLLFE; translated from the coding sequence ATGAACGTCCACTGCCCCCACCTCCCCGCCTTCGTGGACGGGGAGCTGCCCCTCGAACACCACGAGGACTTCCGCGCGCACCTGGCCTCCTGCGAGGCGTGCGGCGTGCGGCTCCATGACCTGCTGCAGGCGGACATCCTCGGACGGCTGGCGCACACGAAGGCGCCGCCGACTCCCGAGGCCACGGGGATTCCCCCAGCCCCGTGGCCCCTCCCCCCATCCGAGCCCGCCGAGGTCATGGCACCGCCGCCGCATCCGCGCCGCCAGCGCCCCCACTGGAGTCACCTGGGGGCGTTCGCCCTGGCCCTGGCCGCCGTGAGCATCTGGTCGACGCGCGTCACGCGAGAGCCCCCCTCGCCGTGGTCCGCGCCGGAGCCCACCCGGCCCCTGGAGGCCCGGCTGACCTCCGTCCCCCTGGATGGACACCGCCCCTACGTGCCCATGCGCGGAGGGGTTCCCGCGGCGGCGCCGCTACCGCTGCGGGAGCTGGCCCGGATGGAGGACCGGCAGGACTGGCGGGGCATCGCCTCCGCGTACCTGCTTGCGGGCGACGCGCGGCAGGCCCTGAACTACCTGGGCAACGCGGCCGCCTCCCCGGACGTGGACTCCGACCGCGCGGTCGCGCTGGCGCTGGCCCATGCCGGGGCCTCCGAACAGACGGCGCTCGACGAGGCCCTGGCCGTGCTGGAGGACGTGCTCCGCAAGCAGCCAGACCATCCACAGGCCCTGTGGAACCACGCGCTGGTCCTGCGGAACCTGGACCTGCCCCTGCTCGCGGCGGATGCCTTCGACGCCGTGGCGAAGCTGGGCGAGCCCGGCTGGAGCGCGGAGGCGCGGACCCATGCGGGCCTCTTGCGGGAACAGACGCTGGCCCGGGGCCGCGCCTGGAAGCAGGCCTTCGCGGCGACGCAGGACCTGATGGCGGACTCCAACGCGCCGCTGCCTTTGAAGGAGGCCGCGAACCTTCCGGGCATCGTCCGGCTGGCCTTCTACGACGCGGTCCGCGCGGCTCCCTCGAAGGACGCGGCGCTGCGGCTGCTGCCGTTGGCGGACACCCTGGACCGGGCCTATGGCGGCGGCACGGTGCTGCACGCGACCGTCACCCGCGTGGCCGCGCGGGACTTCCAGAAGCGAGAACCGCTCGCCCGGGACTACGCGCGGTCCGTGCGCGGCAGGACGCCCTTCCCTCCGGCCTTCCTGGAGACACTGCGGCGCTCCGGCGAGGACGACCTGTACGTGGGCGCGCTCGGGTACGAGCTCACGGCGGGACGGCCCGTGGACGTGGCGGTGTTCGCTCGCGCCGCGGACGGACTGGGCGACCCGTGGTTCCACCTCATCGCCGAACGCGAGCGCGCCAACCAGGAGGTGCGCGACGGCCAGTGGTGGAAGGCGGAGGCGCGCGTGCGGGAGGCGCTGCGCACGTGCGCGGCGGAGCGGCTGGACTACCGCTGCGCCGACCTGCACGCGTGGCTCACGGACATGTACCTGGGCGAGCTGCACCGCCCCGCCGAGGCCCACGCACACGCGCTGCGCGGCTGGCAGCTGGCGAAGAAGCAGGGAGAATGGCAGCAGGAGCGGCTGTTCCTCCAGGAGCTGGCGCAGGTGGCGCGCTTCCACCACGTCGCCCCCACCGCGAGCGCGTACTTCAGGGAGTCGCTGGCGCGCGTGCCCGACGACCGCACGCAGCTCAACTACGTGCACCGCAACCTGGCCACCCTGGCGTGGATGGACTTCCGCGTGGACGAGGCCCGCCAGCACCTGGAGCAGTCGATGGAGTCCGGCCTGCCGCTGGGGCTGAATGGCGCGGGCGTGCTCGCGGACCTGGCCCGCTTCGGCCCCATGCCCGGCGCGGCGGACGCGCTGTCCCGTGCCCTCTCCGGACTGAGGCAGGGCCAGGCTCGCCCCGGTGAACGCGCGTTGCTGGACTCCATCCAGGGCGAGTTCGAGCTGGAGCGCGACCCCACCGCTGGACGCGCCCTGCTGCGGAGCGTCCTCACGCAGGCGGAGCAGTGGCCCGGCGACGTGTACGCCCGCCGCGCCCAGGCCCGCGCCTCCGCCGCGCTCATCTCCGACGCCGGACGCACGGGCGCGTTCGTGGAGGCGCTCGCCCTCGCGGGCCGCCAGTTCCAGGTGACCGAGGTGCCGGAGCGCTGCGTGCTCGCGGTGTCGGTGCAGCACGAGCGCACGCTCGCGGTGGCGCGTGGCCCTTCGGGCGCGGTGCACGGGGACTTCACCCAAACGCGCACGGCGCCGCTCGGCCAGGACGCCTCCGGGCTGGTACCGCCCGCGTTACAGGAAGCGCTGCGCGGGTGTGAGCAGGTGCAGGTGCTGGCCCCGCCTCCCGTGAATGGCCTGCCCCGGCTGCTCCCGCCGGACATCGCCTGGAGCTACCGGGTAGGCCACGCGACCGTGGGCCCTCTTCCGCCGGTGGACAGCGGCGAGCACCTGGTTGTCTCCAACGTGGACACGCCCGCGGCCCTGGGCCTTCCGCGTCTGCCTCCGATGTCGCATCCCCCTGGGGAAGACGCCCGGCGCGTGATGCTGGAGGGCGCGCGAGCCACGCCATCGCGCGTGCTGGAGGCGATGGCCACCGCCACCGAGGTGGAGATCCACACGCACGGCGTGTTCAGCCCGGAGCTGTCGGACGCCTCGCTCCTCATGCTGGCCCCGGAGCAGGATGGCCGGTACGCGCTCACCGCCAACCAGGTGCGCGCTCACGGGCTCTCCAAGGCACCGTTGGTGTTCCTGGCCGCATGCGGCGCCGCGCGCACCGCGCCCTTCCCGCACGAGTCCTTCAGCCTGCCGGTGGCCTTCCTCGACGCCGGGGCGCGCGCGGTGCTGGCCGCCACGGTGGACATCCCGGACACCGCGGGCCGCTTCTTCAACGACGTGCGCGAGCGCATCCACGCGGGCGCCTTGCCCAGCGTGGCCCTGCGCGACGAGCGGCAAGCCTGGCTCCAGGCCTCCCCCGGTGACCGCTGGGTGCACGACGTGCTCCTGTTCGAATGA
- a CDS encoding R3H domain-containing nucleic acid-binding protein — protein MASGTPANNDFALLVAVLPPSLQEAVRQLPEAELLEVVMDLGRPPEARLVHGVARLSEAPVDQEALQAVLAHVGEVGGDNRAGIERTLHRVSAIRNRQGRVVGLTLRVGRAIQGTIDMLRDLVESGRNLLLLGRPGVGKTTKLREVARVLADALGKRVMVVDTSNEIGGDGDIPHPGIGGARRMQVSRPDRQHDVMIEAVENHMPEAIVVDEIGTAAEAAAARTIAERGVQLVATAHGNTLENLVLNPTLSDLVGGVQTVTLSDDEARRRGTQKTVTERKSTPTFDIVVEMVNRDEVRVHRDTGGAVDRLLAGVEVGGEKRRQQDGAVHVEAAPQVVEATPPGGRVPKGTPALGAPRPGPTRIAAHAVSRELLERVLRDLPVEAVVVGRPENAEVVLTLRSRANSPRLRRAAERVGARVLAIKRNSATEIRRALRTEFHLLEGVDPADVNAAVADAEEAIQRVLAEGISLPLAPRPSRLRKLQHTLVVKNHLEAVSVGSEPLRHLVLYPLGTVLTEASDTAPEDVDAPEPDDDLEDDDSLAADEETGDDEDSDPEASPADEGISEPPRT, from the coding sequence ATGGCTTCTGGAACTCCCGCCAACAACGACTTCGCCCTGCTGGTGGCGGTCCTTCCGCCGTCGCTCCAGGAGGCGGTGCGGCAGCTGCCTGAAGCGGAGCTGCTGGAAGTGGTGATGGACCTGGGGCGGCCTCCGGAGGCGCGGCTGGTGCACGGCGTGGCGCGGCTGTCGGAAGCGCCCGTGGATCAGGAGGCGCTCCAGGCGGTGCTCGCCCACGTGGGAGAGGTGGGCGGCGACAACCGCGCGGGCATCGAGCGCACGCTCCACCGCGTGTCGGCCATCCGCAACCGCCAGGGCCGCGTGGTGGGGCTCACGCTGCGCGTGGGGCGCGCCATCCAGGGCACCATCGACATGCTGCGCGACCTGGTGGAGTCCGGGCGCAACCTGTTGCTGCTCGGGCGGCCGGGCGTGGGCAAGACGACGAAGCTGCGCGAGGTGGCGCGCGTGCTCGCGGACGCGCTGGGCAAGCGCGTGATGGTGGTGGACACATCCAACGAGATTGGCGGCGACGGGGACATCCCGCACCCTGGCATCGGCGGTGCCCGGCGCATGCAGGTGAGCCGGCCGGACCGTCAGCACGACGTGATGATCGAGGCGGTGGAGAACCACATGCCCGAGGCCATCGTGGTGGATGAGATTGGCACCGCCGCGGAGGCCGCCGCCGCGCGCACCATCGCGGAGCGCGGCGTGCAGTTGGTGGCCACGGCGCACGGCAACACGCTGGAGAACCTGGTGTTGAACCCCACGCTGTCCGACCTGGTGGGCGGCGTGCAGACCGTCACGCTGAGCGACGACGAGGCGCGGCGCCGGGGCACGCAGAAGACCGTCACGGAGCGCAAGAGCACGCCCACCTTCGACATCGTGGTGGAGATGGTGAACCGCGACGAGGTGCGCGTGCACCGCGACACGGGCGGCGCGGTGGACAGGCTGCTCGCGGGCGTGGAGGTGGGCGGCGAGAAGCGGCGACAGCAGGACGGCGCCGTGCACGTGGAGGCCGCGCCGCAGGTGGTGGAGGCCACGCCTCCGGGAGGACGCGTGCCGAAGGGGACGCCCGCGCTGGGAGCGCCCCGGCCCGGGCCCACGCGCATCGCCGCGCACGCGGTGAGCCGCGAGTTGCTGGAGCGCGTGCTGCGCGACCTGCCGGTGGAGGCCGTGGTGGTGGGCCGTCCGGAGAACGCGGAGGTGGTGCTCACGCTGCGAAGCCGCGCGAATTCGCCTCGGCTGCGCCGCGCGGCCGAGCGCGTGGGAGCGCGGGTGCTGGCCATCAAGCGCAACAGCGCCACGGAGATCCGCCGCGCGCTGCGCACGGAGTTCCACCTGCTGGAGGGCGTGGACCCCGCGGACGTGAACGCCGCGGTCGCGGACGCGGAGGAGGCCATCCAGCGCGTGCTCGCGGAGGGCATCAGCCTGCCGCTCGCGCCGCGCCCTTCGCGCCTGCGGAAGTTGCAGCACACCCTGGTCGTGAAGAACCACCTGGAGGCCGTGAGCGTGGGCAGCGAGCCCCTGCGCCACCTGGTCCTCTATCCGCTGGGCACCGTCCTGACGGAAGCGTCCGACACCGCGCCGGAGGATGTGGACGCGCCGGAGCCGGATGACGACCTGGAGGACGACGACTCCTTGGCCGCGGACGAAGAGACCGGGGATGACGAGGACTCGGACCCGGAAGCCTCGCCCGCGGACGAAGGCATCTCCGAACCCCCTCGGACCTGA
- a CDS encoding methyltransferase produces the protein MTHEHSAHAPVHGFGADRAAHYDAQAAVSLAGYQAAYELGVSALAARLDGQETASLLHVGLGTGAELVPYLRFNVPGWRFTGVEPSGPMLEVARKRLEAEGLLSRTHLHEGELRTLPQGPPFDGAQLMGVLHHVEGEDARVELLREVTRRLKPGAPLVLGCRIGQDPELTNVEFRRLRTYGVPLEKLEARRQAMAKMQPIESDAALFAMFAQAGLVAPKPLFVSLQYKVFLARFEP, from the coding sequence ATGACCCACGAACATTCCGCACACGCGCCGGTCCATGGCTTTGGAGCCGACCGCGCGGCCCATTACGACGCCCAGGCGGCGGTGAGCCTCGCTGGCTACCAGGCGGCATACGAGCTGGGCGTCAGCGCCCTGGCTGCCCGGTTGGACGGACAGGAGACGGCGTCCCTGCTCCACGTGGGCCTGGGAACGGGAGCGGAGCTGGTGCCCTATCTCCGCTTCAACGTGCCGGGCTGGCGCTTCACGGGCGTGGAGCCCTCCGGCCCGATGCTGGAAGTCGCACGCAAGCGCCTGGAGGCGGAGGGGCTGCTGTCGCGCACGCACCTGCACGAAGGCGAGCTGCGGACGTTGCCGCAAGGTCCCCCGTTCGACGGCGCGCAGTTGATGGGCGTGCTGCACCACGTGGAGGGAGAGGATGCCCGCGTCGAGTTGCTGCGGGAGGTGACACGGAGGCTCAAGCCGGGAGCGCCGCTGGTGTTGGGCTGCCGCATCGGCCAGGACCCCGAGTTGACGAACGTCGAGTTCCGGCGGCTGCGGACGTACGGAGTGCCGCTGGAGAAGCTGGAGGCCCGGCGTCAGGCCATGGCGAAGATGCAGCCCATCGAGTCCGACGCCGCGCTGTTCGCGATGTTCGCGCAGGCGGGACTGGTGGCGCCGAAGCCGCTCTTCGTCTCGCTCCAGTACAAGGTCTTCCTGGCGCGCTTCGAGCCCTGA
- a CDS encoding DUF2185 domain-containing protein, with amino-acid sequence MARPAKTPKPVELGDIDLPEGVLLILDPGLGRFWRHDAEPVSPRKKAPPEHDLLITGPDADAAGQAYDREFDSRFLFDRKDPADAAAHFEGFARERGFDARAEVLAARIPHTERARLALEHGKGLGVVKYNGLWAVVVGNLPSSRGLKVIGMPMPPGEFGGRWRSIDIVVDGEAEAARSEQVSGVMVDHGQLLFAGLGPMGRFRMWEPEDGLADYVFHGRDAPKLAKELGASDLGDGLYGWKDLPMDRVGEKATPLQERLEKDGLAVGVDYRPHCNLEKLNAGLRESEEDTASLVLDGARVVGCGNRWGDGIFTVSRHLDAKGRTVRVRVELGTEERQKLLRGIRLRQRKALVTRFITENGEPIRFAERSKPAAEEDSGWLFTSGLETEEYMEESGNAVIVPLRSLLGRDKELDAILDAPVGAVFRREGNGFVPEE; translated from the coding sequence ATGGCGCGACCCGCGAAGACACCGAAGCCCGTGGAGCTGGGAGACATCGACCTGCCAGAGGGGGTGTTGCTCATCCTGGACCCGGGCCTGGGGCGCTTCTGGCGGCATGACGCGGAGCCGGTGTCGCCCCGGAAGAAGGCGCCGCCGGAGCACGACCTGCTCATCACCGGGCCGGACGCGGACGCGGCGGGCCAGGCCTACGACCGCGAATTCGACTCTCGCTTTCTCTTCGACCGGAAGGACCCGGCGGACGCGGCGGCGCACTTCGAGGGGTTCGCCCGGGAGCGGGGCTTCGATGCGCGCGCGGAGGTGCTGGCCGCGCGGATTCCGCACACGGAGCGGGCGCGGCTCGCGTTGGAGCATGGAAAGGGATTGGGGGTTGTGAAGTACAACGGCCTGTGGGCTGTGGTCGTGGGAAACCTGCCCTCAAGTCGTGGGTTGAAAGTGATTGGAATGCCCATGCCGCCGGGAGAGTTCGGCGGGCGTTGGCGGTCCATCGACATCGTCGTGGACGGGGAGGCGGAGGCGGCCCGGTCGGAGCAGGTGTCCGGGGTGATGGTGGACCACGGTCAATTGCTGTTCGCCGGGTTGGGCCCGATGGGACGGTTCCGCATGTGGGAGCCGGAGGACGGGCTGGCGGACTATGTGTTTCACGGCAGGGACGCGCCGAAGCTCGCGAAGGAGCTGGGCGCGAGCGACCTGGGCGATGGACTGTATGGGTGGAAGGACCTGCCCATGGACCGGGTGGGGGAGAAGGCCACGCCGCTGCAGGAGCGCCTCGAGAAGGACGGGCTCGCGGTGGGGGTGGACTACCGGCCGCACTGCAACCTGGAGAAGTTGAACGCCGGGCTGCGTGAGAGCGAGGAGGACACGGCCTCGCTGGTGTTGGACGGCGCGCGCGTGGTGGGATGTGGGAACCGCTGGGGGGACGGCATCTTCACGGTGAGCCGGCACCTGGACGCGAAGGGGCGGACGGTGCGCGTCCGGGTGGAGCTGGGCACGGAGGAGCGGCAGAAGTTGCTGCGAGGCATCCGGCTGCGTCAGCGCAAGGCGCTGGTCACGCGCTTCATCACGGAGAACGGGGAACCCATCCGCTTCGCGGAGCGCTCGAAGCCCGCGGCGGAGGAGGACAGCGGCTGGCTCTTCACCTCGGGCCTGGAGACCGAGGAGTACATGGAGGAGAGCGGCAACGCGGTCATCGTCCCGCTGCGCTCGTTGCTGGGCCGGGACAAGGAATTGGACGCCATCCTGGACGCGCCGGTCGGCGCGGTGTTCCGGCGCGAGGGGAACGGGTTCGTTCCGGAGGAGTGA
- a CDS encoding response regulator produces the protein MAEGKLKALVVDDDPLVLELVERSISRYGFEVVTTRAALGVANLLRTEQPDIVLLDVNIPALSGDRILGVVRQFAGPDTLFILYSSMDESRLRELVRASGADGYIPKGVTGPELALKLSGLHHKRMANRPTPVRADPVLQRDVSAPQSQSTTAQVSMASR, from the coding sequence ATGGCGGAAGGCAAGTTGAAGGCGCTTGTGGTGGATGATGACCCACTCGTGCTGGAGCTGGTGGAGCGCTCCATCAGCCGCTACGGCTTCGAAGTCGTCACCACGCGCGCGGCGCTGGGCGTGGCCAACCTGCTGCGGACCGAGCAGCCGGACATCGTGCTCCTGGACGTGAACATCCCGGCGCTGAGCGGCGACCGCATCCTGGGCGTGGTGCGCCAGTTCGCGGGTCCGGACACGCTCTTCATCCTGTACTCGTCCATGGACGAGTCGCGGCTGCGCGAGCTGGTGCGCGCGTCCGGCGCGGACGGCTACATCCCCAAGGGTGTCACCGGTCCGGAGCTGGCGCTGAAGCTGTCCGGCCTGCACCACAAGCGGATGGCGAACCGTCCCACGCCGGTGCGCGCGGATCCGGTGCTTCAGCGGGACGTGTCCGCGCCCCAGTCCCAGAGCACCACGGCCCAGGTGTCGATGGCGTCGCGGTAG
- a CDS encoding RNA polymerase sigma factor, translated as MEYADFAVRHQPILMAVARNICGGNATACDDLLQDVLLRALLKWDTLRGWAEPARRAWLVRVLHNRFLDQCRRSRTEATTAINLGNVHKLFEEPESRDQELWEFITEPELLKAVSALPFNLRRTFELHSEGLRHAEIGRRLGAPVGTVGTWLYHARLKLRDQLRDMAEARRKLGS; from the coding sequence ATGGAGTACGCCGATTTCGCGGTCCGTCATCAGCCCATCCTGATGGCGGTCGCCCGGAACATCTGCGGGGGGAATGCCACTGCTTGCGACGACCTGCTCCAAGACGTCCTGCTGCGGGCCTTGCTGAAGTGGGACACCTTGCGCGGCTGGGCGGAGCCGGCGCGCCGCGCGTGGCTGGTGCGGGTGCTGCACAACCGCTTCCTCGACCAGTGCCGCCGCTCGCGCACGGAAGCCACCACCGCCATCAACCTGGGCAACGTGCACAAGCTCTTCGAGGAGCCGGAGTCACGGGACCAGGAGCTGTGGGAGTTCATCACCGAGCCGGAGCTGCTCAAGGCCGTCTCGGCGCTGCCCTTCAACCTGCGCCGCACCTTCGAGCTGCACTCGGAGGGGCTGCGCCACGCGGAGATCGGCCGCCGGCTCGGGGCGCCCGTGGGCACGGTGGGCACGTGGCTCTACCACGCGCGGCTGAAGCTGCGTGACCAGCTTCGCGACATGGCCGAGGCCCGTCGGAAGCTGGGGAGCTGA
- a CDS encoding TolB family protein, with the protein MKNRFLTLTVMTLVGGSAFAEAPPNPADLRRVTKARESLVPAVEKAFGPKARFVQLFGQGREMLAGIVAEIPVEPLGTDDLPLLAIVRYAEDTGAVRVVAPEFKYREARIVGQEVALLDGEGTLRLRDANGRERLLAEQVGGDLFPTAKGDALVATLKTGAPGPHETAVGIIDMKGRVKVLADGPGVDATPSISPDGKTVVFVSGRTSVASFFVTTVEGAEPRQLTNVGLENWMLFGGPPKEFVPPPVSSHHMEWVSEDVLRYNAGGGVFWTLNVRTGHAAADVGGAK; encoded by the coding sequence ATGAAGAATCGATTCCTCACACTCACAGTGATGACGCTGGTAGGCGGCTCCGCCTTCGCGGAAGCGCCTCCGAACCCGGCGGACCTGCGCCGCGTGACGAAGGCGCGCGAGAGCCTGGTCCCCGCCGTGGAGAAGGCCTTCGGGCCCAAGGCTCGCTTCGTCCAGCTCTTCGGCCAGGGCCGGGAGATGCTGGCGGGCATCGTCGCGGAGATCCCCGTGGAGCCGCTGGGGACGGATGACCTCCCGCTGCTGGCCATCGTCCGGTACGCCGAGGACACCGGCGCGGTCCGCGTGGTGGCCCCGGAGTTCAAGTACCGCGAGGCGCGCATCGTGGGCCAGGAGGTGGCGCTGCTGGACGGCGAGGGCACCCTGCGGCTGCGCGACGCGAACGGCCGCGAGCGGCTGCTCGCCGAGCAGGTGGGCGGCGACCTGTTCCCCACGGCGAAGGGGGACGCGCTGGTGGCCACGCTGAAGACGGGCGCCCCGGGCCCGCATGAGACGGCGGTGGGCATCATCGACATGAAGGGGCGCGTGAAGGTGCTGGCGGACGGCCCGGGCGTGGACGCGACGCCGAGCATCTCCCCGGACGGCAAGACAGTGGTGTTCGTGTCGGGCCGGACGAGCGTGGCGTCGTTCTTCGTCACGACGGTGGAAGGCGCGGAGCCCCGGCAGCTCACCAACGTGGGCCTGGAGAACTGGATGCTGTTCGGCGGCCCGCCAAAGGAGTTCGTGCCCCCGCCCGTCTCCAGCCACCACATGGAGTGGGTGAGCGAGGACGTGCTCCGCTACAACGCGGGCGGCGGCGTGTTCTGGACGCTCAACGTGCGCACCGGCCACGCGGCCGCGGACGTGGGAGGTGCGAAGTGA